In a genomic window of Tripterygium wilfordii isolate XIE 37 chromosome 8, ASM1340144v1, whole genome shotgun sequence:
- the LOC120003614 gene encoding uncharacterized protein LOC120003614, with protein MDAKARHTRIQDEQSPKSGGTAGKDATKQLCRLPFLSFDCHDGGSAKGQLPNGNISLFAQLVDTFLVHFSSSKKIQKCSEDLFRVVQRREESTRDFVARFNKERVSIPRCNPETAFRAFKNGLLVDRGLYEEIAKYECQNMEDALARATIQIRWEEDARRRPTQPSNDREKRDRREDQPAPPPPGNTAHSRPFNRGFNRREYYENAPKYNLSIAHDETVLVLKKMGEKVKWSLKNTDGREKDTTKWCGFHQVHGHKTTECKALLYEVNDLVNRSHLHDFLTERGKALLAKRKEKAAVDGIPEPTETIAVIIG; from the exons ATGGACGCAAAGGCTCGCCACACTAGAATCCAGGATGAACAAAGTCCCAAGAGTGGTGGCACCGCCGGAAAAGACGCCACAAAGCAGCTTTGCAGACTCCCCTTTCTCTCCTTCGATTGCCATGACGGAGGCTCCGCCAAG GGCCAACTCCCCAACGGCAACATCTCCTTGTTCGCCCAGCTAGTGGACACCTTCCTTGTGCACTTCTCCAGCagcaagaaaattcaaaaatgttcAGAAGACTTGTTCAGAGTCGTCCAACGCCGTGAAGAATCAACCAGAGACTTCGTAGCCCGTTTCAACAAGGAGAGAGTCTCAATTCCTCGATGTAATCCTGAGACCGCGTTTAGAGCCTTCAAGAATGGATTACTTGTTGATAGAGGATTATATGAAGAAATAGCCAAGTATGAGTGTCAGAACATGGAAGATGCTCTAGCCCGTGCAACAATCCAAATCAGATGGGAAGAGGATGCCCGACGACGACCGACCCAACCGAGCAATGACAGAGAGAAGCGCGACAGAAGAGAAGACCAACCAGCGCCTCCACCGCCAGGAAACACTGCCCACTCCCGACCGTTCAACAGGGGATTTAACAGACGAGAATACTATGAAAATGCACCCAAATACAACTTAAGCATCGCACATGATGAGACAGTACTTGTACTCAAGAAAATGGGGGAGAAAGTGAAATGGTCGTTGAAGAACACCGACGGAAGAGAAAAAGACACCACTAAATGGTGCGGCTTTCATCAAGTCCATGGGCACAAAACCACCGAATGCAAGGCCTTACTCTACGAAGTGAATGACTTGGTCAATCGCAGCCATTTGCACGACTTCCTAACCGAAAGAGGAAAGGCTCTCCTAgctaaaagaaaggaaaaggccGCAGTAGACGGCATACCAGAGCCCACCGAAACTATTGCGGTCATCATTGGGTGA
- the LOC120003615 gene encoding uncharacterized protein LOC120003615: protein MFIDNEATDLLDPHHDALVISIQVANCIIKRVLIDNGSSTNVLMLSTLKKMNIDENHVVRRSTILIGFGREQKFNEGEIALPVYASGINCQTKFLVLDCRSPFNIILGRPWIHEMKAVSSTYHQVVKFPTATGIKEIYGEQLASRESYQNGLKKKKEQL, encoded by the coding sequence ATGTTTATCGATAATGAAGCCACTGATCTGTTAGATCCACACCACGATGCCCTTGTCATCTCCATCCAGGTAGCAAATTGTATAATCAAGCGGGTATTGATCGACAACGGTAGTTCGACGAATGTCCTGATGTTGAGCACTCTCAAAAAGATGAATATCGATGAAAATCATGTCGTTCGACGATCGACAATCCTAATCGGGTTTGGCAGAGAACAAAAATTTAACGAAGGCGAAATAGCATTGCCAGTCTATGCCAGTGGGATCAACTGCCAAACGAAGTTCCTCGTCCTCGACTGTCGCTCACCATTCAACATAATCCTTGGGCGTCCATGGATCCATGAGATGAAAGCAGTCTCGTCAACTTACCATCAGGTTGTCAAATTCCCAACGGCCACCGGTATCAAAGAAATCTACGGTGAACAATTGGCCTCTAGAGAATCTTACCAGAACGGcctcaaaaagaagaaagagcagTTATAG